In Sphingobacteriaceae bacterium, the following proteins share a genomic window:
- a CDS encoding N-acetyltransferase, whose product METKNYFAHPTAIIDEGCEIGEGTKIWHFSHVMPNCKLGKNCNLGQNVVVSPDVVLGANVKVQNNVSIYTGVICDDDVFLGPSMVFTNVINPRSAVNRKAEYAKTHVGKGASIGANATIVCGHDIGQFAFIGAGAVVTKTVPDYALVVGNPSRQTGWMSEFGHKLDFDKEGNATCKESGQKYKLENNLVKRIS is encoded by the coding sequence ATGGAGACTAAAAATTATTTTGCGCATCCTACGGCAATTATTGATGAAGGATGTGAAATTGGTGAAGGCACAAAAATCTGGCACTTTTCACACGTAATGCCCAATTGTAAATTGGGAAAAAACTGCAATCTAGGTCAGAATGTGGTGGTGTCTCCTGATGTAGTGCTTGGCGCCAATGTTAAAGTTCAAAATAATGTCTCTATTTACACCGGCGTTATTTGCGATGACGATGTTTTTTTGGGACCTTCGATGGTCTTTACAAACGTCATCAATCCAAGAAGTGCAGTTAACCGTAAAGCGGAATACGCAAAAACACATGTTGGAAAAGGCGCCTCTATTGGAGCAAATGCTACTATTGTTTGCGGGCACGACATCGGTCAGTTCGCATTTATAGGTGCCGGGGCAGTAGTTACAAAAACTGTTCCTGATTATGCTTTAGTTGTTGGAAACCCTTCCCGTCAAACCGGTTGGATGAGCGAGTTTGGACATAAATTAGATTTTGACAAAGAAGGAAATGCTACCTGCAAAGAAAGCGGGCAGAAGTATAAATTAGAAAATAATTTAGTTAAGCGTATTTCATAG